The Paraphotobacterium marinum genome contains a region encoding:
- the hisH gene encoding imidazole glycerol phosphate synthase subunit HisH, with product MISIIKTGTGNIASLYNAILKHTNDKICITNNSEVIKKSTHVFLPGVGAANATMQNIKVYDLLDTIKKLQVPTLGICLGMQILCSQSSENSEDSPTTGINIFNANVNYLKKSNLPLPHMGWNKVFFQFESPLFKNVPNGSYQYFIHSYRVPIIKETSGISIYSEEFSASIEQNNFFGVQFHPEKSGEIGSKIIKNFLNT from the coding sequence ATGATTTCAATTATAAAAACTGGCACTGGAAATATTGCGTCACTATATAATGCTATATTAAAGCACACAAATGATAAAATATGTATAACAAACAATTCTGAAGTTATAAAAAAATCCACTCATGTTTTCTTACCTGGGGTTGGTGCCGCAAATGCTACAATGCAAAATATAAAAGTGTATGACTTATTGGATACGATTAAAAAATTACAAGTCCCAACTTTAGGGATTTGTTTGGGTATGCAAATACTCTGCTCTCAATCTTCTGAAAATTCTGAAGATAGTCCTACAACAGGGATAAATATTTTTAATGCGAACGTTAATTATCTAAAAAAATCTAATTTGCCTCTACCACATATGGGATGGAATAAAGTATTTTTTCAATTTGAAAGTCCTTTATTTAAAAATGTTCCTAATGGTAGTTATCAATACTTTATTCATAGTTATAGAGTGCCAATTATCAAAGAAACATCTGGTATATCTATATATTCGGAAGAATTCTCAGCCTCTATTGAGCAAAATAACTTTTTTGGGGTTCAGTTTCACCCTGAAAAGTCAGGTGAAATTGGTTCCAAAATAATAAAAAATTTTTTAAATACTTAA
- the hisF gene encoding imidazole glycerol phosphate synthase subunit HisF, with product MLTKRIIPCLDVRDGRVVKGVNFKNHTIVGDISELASKYSNEGADELVFYDITASTENRTVPKKWIKEIASIINIPFCVAGGIQTVKDAIQILELGADKISINSPALKNPDLINELVKNLGQQCVVIGIDSFWNAMNNDYYACKFTGKEDKTIITKRTVLSWAKEVESRGAGEIVINTMNSDGTKLGFDIDQINQITSDLTIPCIASGGAGNMKHFADVFEKTRVTGALAASVFHKNIVNIKELKLFLSNQNICVRQ from the coding sequence ATGTTAACTAAAAGAATTATCCCATGTCTTGATGTTCGTGATGGTCGCGTGGTTAAAGGTGTTAATTTTAAAAATCATACTATAGTTGGAGATATTTCAGAGTTAGCATCCAAGTATTCAAATGAAGGTGCTGATGAATTAGTTTTTTATGATATAACAGCTTCAACGGAAAATAGGACTGTACCAAAAAAATGGATTAAAGAGATTGCATCTATTATAAATATTCCTTTTTGTGTGGCTGGAGGAATACAAACCGTCAAAGATGCAATCCAAATTTTGGAATTAGGCGCAGACAAAATATCTATTAACTCTCCAGCTCTTAAAAATCCAGATTTAATTAATGAACTAGTTAAAAATTTAGGCCAACAATGTGTTGTTATTGGAATAGACTCTTTTTGGAATGCTATGAATAATGATTATTATGCCTGTAAATTTACTGGAAAAGAAGACAAAACAATCATTACAAAAAGAACTGTCCTTAGTTGGGCTAAAGAAGTTGAGTCTAGAGGAGCTGGAGAAATTGTAATTAATACAATGAATAGTGACGGAACTAAATTGGGGTTTGATATTGATCAAATTAATCAAATAACATCAGATTTAACTATTCCTTGTATAGCATCTGGGGGAGCAGGAAATATGAAGCACTTTGCTGATGTCTTTGAAAAAACACGGGTAACTGGAGCTTTAGCTGCATCAGTTTTCCATAAAAATATAGTTAATATAAAAGAATTAAAATTGTTTCTTTCAAATCAAAATATATGTGTACGACAATAA
- a CDS encoding phosphoribosyl-AMP cyclohydrolase, which yields MKIEKIMNFNINDINWKKVQNLIPCIIQDDNDGTVLMHGYMNVEALKVSIQTEKVTFYSRTKKDYGLRENHLKTILILIKFYWIVIMTPYSF from the coding sequence ATGAAAATTGAGAAAATCATGAACTTTAATATTAATGATATTAATTGGAAAAAAGTACAAAACCTTATCCCTTGTATTATTCAAGATGATAATGACGGAACAGTTTTAATGCATGGTTATATGAATGTTGAAGCACTCAAAGTATCAATCCAAACTGAAAAAGTTACATTTTATTCAAGAACAAAAAAAGATTATGGACTAAGGGAGAATCATCTAAAAACTATCTTAATATTAATAAAATTTTATTGGATTGTGATAATGACACCCTACTCTTTTTAG
- the hisA gene encoding 1-(5-phosphoribosyl)-5-[(5-phosphoribosylamino)methylideneamino]imidazole-4-carboxamide isomerase, whose product MIIPAIDIYKGKVVRLRQGKFNEISYYDSNPRDLIEKYSQLNSKLIHIVDLSGAENTQNHQRDLITSFSSISKSPIQFGGGIRQKEDINTLLNNGINKIVLGSKAINDREFLKDCIKEFGKEKITLAVDVFYDQVKDSYFLATNGWKNKTKINIFNFLSECVSFNVKNVLCTDISRDGMMEGPNLRLYKELVLKYPQIIFQASGGTSSVKDLSNLKTVGIENVIVGKALLDGNIPSKNISGESIQC is encoded by the coding sequence ATGATTATACCCGCAATAGATATTTATAAAGGAAAAGTGGTTAGATTAAGGCAAGGAAAATTTAATGAAATATCCTATTATGATAGCAATCCTAGGGATCTAATTGAAAAATACTCTCAATTGAACAGTAAACTTATTCATATTGTCGACTTAAGTGGAGCTGAAAACACTCAAAACCATCAAAGAGATTTAATAACTTCTTTCTCAAGTATTTCAAAATCACCGATCCAATTTGGTGGTGGTATAAGGCAAAAAGAAGATATTAATACTCTTTTAAACAATGGTATAAACAAAATTGTACTTGGCTCTAAAGCTATTAATGATAGAGAATTTTTAAAAGATTGTATCAAAGAATTTGGAAAGGAAAAAATCACACTTGCCGTTGATGTTTTTTATGATCAAGTAAAAGATAGTTATTTTTTAGCAACAAACGGATGGAAGAATAAAACTAAAATAAATATTTTTAATTTTTTATCAGAATGTGTTTCTTTTAATGTTAAAAATGTACTTTGTACCGATATTTCACGAGATGGAATGATGGAGGGTCCTAATCTTAGACTATACAAAGAGTTAGTTCTTAAGTATCCTCAAATTATTTTTCAAGCATCAGGCGGCACAAGCTCGGTGAAGGACTTATCCAATTTAAAAACTGTCGGCATTGAAAATGTTATAGTAGGAAAAGCGCTCTTAGATGGGAACATACCTTCCAAGAACATATCAGGAGAAAGTATCCAATGTTAA
- the hisE gene encoding phosphoribosyl-ATP diphosphatase, translated as MLFKNKKRLWTKGESSKNYLNINKILLDCDNDTLLFLVTPEGNTCHLDRKSCFNYDLNGKSNFIYKLETIIENRIKNDSKNSYSNNLLKQKINRVAQKVGEEGVEVALAALSSDIEDIKEESADLIYHLLLLLRKKEIPFAEIEQVLIKRNKV; from the coding sequence ATTTTATTCAAGAACAAAAAAAGATTATGGACTAAGGGAGAATCATCTAAAAACTATCTTAATATTAATAAAATTTTATTGGATTGTGATAATGACACCCTACTCTTTTTAGTGACTCCTGAAGGCAACACCTGTCACCTGGATAGAAAATCATGCTTTAATTATGATTTGAACGGTAAATCAAATTTTATTTATAAATTAGAAACTATTATTGAAAATAGAATTAAAAATGATTCAAAAAACTCATATAGTAATAATTTATTGAAGCAAAAAATCAATAGAGTTGCTCAAAAGGTTGGTGAAGAAGGAGTTGAAGTAGCCCTTGCTGCACTTTCTTCTGATATAGAAGACATCAAAGAAGAATCTGCAGATTTGATTTATCACCTTCTATTATTATTAAGAAAGAAAGAAATTCCATTTGCAGAAATTGAGCAAGTATTAATAAAAAGGAATAAAGTTTAA